In Erigeron canadensis isolate Cc75 chromosome 8, C_canadensis_v1, whole genome shotgun sequence, the DNA window GATTCTAACGAAAAAAAGGTGGAGATGTTTGTCTTAAGTCTATCTTGTTTGTACTTATTTAAATGTATGTTTCAAGTGTTTGGACAAGAAACTCGTGTAAGGTCCATGTCAGACCCGAGTTTCTTAGTTGGGCCGAGTTTTGGTCCGGCCCGTGGACCCGAAAACTCGGCTGACCCATTTGGTTTAGCCTATATATAGTGATTAAAACTTATGTTGAAGGTTAATCATTAGTTAGTGTCTTCTAATTAATAGCAAATTTTGTGTATGTTGATTGCAACTCTATATACAGACTCAATATAATTAATAGCAAGTTTTGTGTGTGTTGATTGCAACTCTATATACAGACTCAATATATGGCTTTGGCTATTAAGTAGTTGTGTTCATGATCACATATTGTTGATTGTGTGTATTCAGGGATTCTGCACTTGAATAGATTGTTTGCTAATCTCAAAGATCTGAGTGGCTACAGACTTACGGGAGACGAAGGAGCGGGATCAGGGCGAGGCCGCGTGAGAGTTGTTAAccaataagaaaaaagaaaatatttgttttttttttgtggtaaTATCAAGATGTGATGTGACACATTGACGCTGATGTGTCAGCAAGAAAAAGGTCATTGCTAGCATAGACCTAAAAGCATACTAATGAGATAATGCGTATCACAAGATGGGAAAATGAAGAAGTAATATAACGCTAATGTACCAGTAAGGAAAAAGTAAAGAAGATAGAAATTCACTATTGGCATAGACTTAACCTTACACGTGAGATAAGTTATTAAGTTTACCAGGACAaatgttgaaagaaagaaaggcagAACGCAGAAGGCTCTGCAGCATTACAGCAAGCATGCAATCATCATTTGAACCAACATGTGCTAAATTGGAGATGACAATGACCTACAAGAGCCCTAACAATATTCAAATTACTATGCAGATGATTCAAGAGGGTGTCCAGCCCCTGCAATGTATAATACGATTATTTATACTTTATCACAAAATGTTTGATTTGTCTTTTAAAAACTGTACATGTGTTGACTATGTTACCCagtatttaataatataacaatataaatgaacTAAATAAATTTACTGCATTTAAATGCACTACCATCCAAAATGTTATGGTATAAAAACTACCAAAAAGGAAGAATGGACTTGAATATGTCTACTTAAAagactaaaatataaaaatcaaccGAAAAAGATTTCAAGTCGTTTGGTAAGTCTAAACCAGATGCCTACAAAAATAACTAAAGATCTTTACTGAGAATAACATTGGAAGTTATTTTAGTCCCCAGAAACGGCTTCCCTGCTTTCAATCAGTTTGATGAAGTTGCTAACAATGGTCTTGCCCTCAGTTGTTATAATGCTCTCTGGATGAAACTGTACTCCCTGCAAGCCAAGATAACACAACATtaagaaattataaatttataatgaatGCTTTTATAAGCTTGCCTTCCATGATACCATATGGCATAATGCTCTGTGtgatattataaaaagttgCATTACAGCAACTTGTGTTTTGCAAAAAGTTTGAGAAACTTGTAAATACAcctctgttaaaaaaaaatgtaaatacaCCTTAAGGGAAAAAATGTGAGATCTCAAAATGTTAAAGGAAGTTTGGAGGAGACATGAAAACGAGGTGAGAATCCGATTATAATTATGGTCATGAACAAGACAAGAAAAAATTAATCTTACCAACAAATGGCGATACACTTTGTGACGAGCAGCCATTACAAGTCCATCCTCTGTCCATGCTGTGATCTCGAGCACTTCACTCGGAAAGCTTTCCTTTTCAATTACAAGGCTATGATATCTACCTACAGTAAATGGACTGCAAAAAAAATGTGACGGACATAAGCATAATGACCATCCACACATACAAAAACCCTGTTGAGGAAAATATTATCATAGGTGTATCTTTAACTTTCTGTGTTAGGTTCCATTATTAAAACATGGGTAACAAATGGTTAGAACTTAGAAATGACCGAGCATACTTTGATATGCCTGCAAACAAACCATCTTCCCCACCCTCGTTATGATACACCAGTGAACTTTTTCCATGCATAACACCATAAGGAGACCGCACAATTTTCCCTGCAAAAGTTTCAAAGTAGTTACcacatgcaaaaaaaaaatcgCTTTTAGCAGCTCTGTAAATAGCAAGTTTTGTAACACAAATATGCTAAAAGTAGTGCTCACTATTCGAGAATAACAAGAATCACACGTAATAGAGTAGATTGTTATAATTAAAGACATAGCATTAACCTATGCAGAAAaccaaaagaataataaaaaaggaagagaaagagaaagaaggAATTAAAGATAGAAATATATGAATCCAAAAAAATTCAATCAGGATCCATGTAGCAACAGATATGAAgcagagagaaagagaaaacaACTCATATAGATATAACTGAAAATTAATACAAGTTCAATTAAATTTCAAATAGCAACTACTTTAAAGTGTATGCAACACGTTACAGCAAGCTTATTCTCACTTCTGGAGAGAAATACACATTATTTAAGCAAGCAGTTTTTCGTAAATATGTATATGGATCATCCATATTATAAAATGCATTAGCCACCCTCATTCAAGATTAAGGAGCTCCAATAAGAATGTGCCACATCACTATCTTCCCCACCCAATAAAAATACAACACGTCACCCTCCCTCCCCCTCATGCAACACTGCATGCCTGAGAAAACCACCAGTGACAGGTTGAGAGCGCCAGACACCGCCGGAACCACCCAAATAAAACCGCCAGACACTATGTCATCATGCATTATGCAGTTACCACGCTAGTTTAGTCTATAAGAAAGACcaataaattaatcatttattgACGGTTATTACAAAATGAAGCTTAGGAAACTGGTTCAATGCTTTTGTCCCAGAAAGATGCATTCACTTGGTACATAGTTTGACAAAATCAAGCAaattccaatttaaaaatatactCCTAAATTTAGACAAAAACTGAATGAAAAAATATTTGTAGAAATTCACCATAGTTTTCAATTGTATCTCATAATGATTGTTCATTACTACtagaaaagtgtaaatttggaTTTAATCTTCCCCAAAAAGAAATTATCTGGTTCTTGGGACATAAGGAGTAACATAAGTAGTGTTTCAATGCATCAATGTCCCACTCATCAAGACCAAAAAAAATCGATAACCTAACAATCCTTTTAGCACTAAAAAGGTTAACTAATCAACAATAATATAGATTTTGCATCCACTCAACCAGAGCAAAAACAAGTTGTTTACTTTCACTAAATACCTAACCCTAGCTTTCCGATATAAACCtatattttcatcatttaatgcACTCGATGGTCACGGGTATCATCTCCGTTGAACAAACAATTTCTGTACCTAAACATCTGCTTCCTGAATTCACCTGGCCTAATCAAGTCAGTAATTGTTCAAATCAAGAACCATAAAGTGGAAGATTATTGATCATGTGTCCTTGATAACagataataaatttaaaactaaatggCCCATTACAAGTGCTAAATCACAATAGCTGATATAACAGAACGTCAAATAAACTGACCTCCAAAGGCTTCACCAATGCACTGTAGTCCCATGCATACACCGAATAAAGGTACATCAGGTCCAAGTTCCAGTACTGTCTGCAATGATATTCCTGAATCTTGCGGTGCACctacagaaaaaaaaaagaaggtacAACATGTATTAGATTGAAATAATGAAGGTCAATATTGTAGGGGAAACCAGAAGAACCACCGGACCTGGTCCCGGCGATATAAGAACTCCTCTTGGCTTTTTCCTATGAATAACATAAAAGATAAAGTAGATATAAGAAACAATGGAAATGGTAATAAGAGAAGAAAAGGTGACAACTAAAACACTATGTAATAAAAACAATGATAAGTTAAACGGTTAATTACTTTCTAAGTTCATCCACGGTAAGCTCATCATTCCGGTAAACCTCAAAGTTGCATCCGAGTTCTCCCATATACTGTACACTAAAAGGAGACATTAACGTaacaaaatctaacaaattGTCACGTGCCAGCAAGTAACCATGAGAAACAGTTTGGAAATAAGTTAAAGGTAATGTATATCTATAATCAATGTGAGGTAATACATATAACAGCAGATACAAACTTATCATTAACACACTTTCCTAGCACATCTCCACAAATTATTCAGGTTTACCCACACAAAGAAACTGATTTTCAAGAAACGGACTTACATTCATTTCTCTTTTCGGAAAGCGTAATTCTGTACATAAGTAACGAAGAGGGGGGTACCTGGCAAAGGTTGTAAGTGAAGCTATCATAATTGTCGATTACAATTATAGGGTTGTTATTTTTGGACAAACCACCAAACGAGCTTGAAGTTTCTTTCTCAGAGATAGCATGACATGGCTTTGGTAGGATTCTGGTTTCCTTCGATCGTGTCCCGCAAAAGGTAACATCATTTCCAGGAAGTGACTGGGAAGCCTTGTTGAGATATCGGGTTTTCTGAGGGAATGATGATCCTAGTTGAAAGGAAGGGTTCTGAGGCAATGTAATAGCCATCATGGTTTGTGTCTTCTGGAAATCCTGCAACGATAAAGATGaaagatataaacaaataaCGTTCGTTTGGAGATTTGTGCAACACTTGAGCCACAAATTATGAagcataaacatatatattgaaattaaaGCTGTTGAATCAGAATTATAACTTACACACTCTTGAACAAAGTGTTTTACTTACTAAATTTCTGATTTCTAAAATGACAGATAGAGCAGGAAATAAATAAGCAAAGCAAAGCTAAAAATCAGGGCCACTACTACCCACTATCCTAAAAACTAGGGAGAACAAGCCAGCATACTTAGACTTACTCTACACATAAAACTAGCAGTAaactaaaccaactaaattgacTCCACGTGAAACATTTTGACATTGACTTTCAACAAAAGCGTGTGTCCATAAGTGAAAATTCTAACTTAAGGTTAACCTTTCACTAGCAGAAAAAGACTTAGGAAGTTTTCTATCTGGTTTAATCTTTGTCACGCTTTGAAAAGATAACGAGAAGTACAAATTGTCATACATTCAACATCCAATAACTTCAACCATGTCTGAGACAACTAAAACGTTATTCAGAAAATCGTGCAAGCTTAACATCAAACAGATTCTCACCTTCTCATAGAAACTTCAAATACATCCGgttaatcttctttttttttttttcttatatcacTAATCGTAAGCTAATCCAAAATCCCATGCTTATAATATCAGGGAAATGGCATcagaatgtaatgaactttatATAAAAAGCTATTTTTGACATGTTCATTAAACCTAATGGACGTGCAACACGTTATCGTTTAATTATAGACTGTCAACCTAAGATGTGGCCGCACGCcacattataaaataaataaattaaagaaactGATGCAACACCACCGCGGCGCTTACCGGCTATAGAAAGTTCATTTACATCAAATGGCAACGTGTTGCAGGTCATTACATTAAGTTAACAAATCTTTAACTTTGTTGTATTCACTAGTAAATTTAGTACCATTAACACTATAATATATACTggcataataatattatatatgttaaataacttcatatcatattaaaaaactatatatatttaaaaatcaagtataagaaaataaattcaaaccaaaaaatgcttaattaaaAAAGTCCTGAAATCGATTTACCCTGATTGAGAAGAGAGTATGAAAAAGGtggtataaaaattaaaaacctaactttatcacaaatatataaataaattacataatTAATACTGTAATTAAGACAAAAGCAATCAATGGAAGTATATAGTCTATAAAGTGTGGTCATCAGATTACTGATTAATGTGGTTAAAATATGCAATAatatattgaaagaaaaattttctaaaaaaacaatttgatgacaaatatagataaacatataaataaagaatCGAAGTATGTGTAAgagatatatatagagagagagagaataccttgttgttgatgttgtttgaGTTTGAATGAATGGACAGCTTGACAGAAAGCCTCTGGTCTGGCGctgaaatgatgatgatgtactGTTTGTTCAGTGATCTTGAGGGAGACTGCTGCAATGAAAccgtttttaattttaatttaatttaggaAAATGACCGGCCAGTATGGTTGTTTTGGTATTGGTATTTATACCGtaaaacatgtttctaagatatcggtaggacACATAATTGATAAACGTTTGACCTGCATAATAATCGGACCCAGCGGA includes these proteins:
- the LOC122579966 gene encoding anthranilate synthase beta subunit 2, chloroplastic-like, producing MMAITLPQNPSFQLGSSFPQKTRYLNKASQSLPGNDVTFCGTRSKETRILPKPCHAISEKETSSSFGGLSKNNNPIIVIDNYDSFTYNLCQYMGELGCNFEVYRNDELTVDELRKKKPRGVLISPGPGAPQDSGISLQTVLELGPDVPLFGVCMGLQCIGEAFGGKIVRSPYGVMHGKSSLVYHNEGGEDGLFAGISNPFTVGRYHSLVIEKESFPSEVLEITAWTEDGLVMAARHKVYRHLLGVQFHPESIITTEGKTIVSNFIKLIESREAVSGD